Proteins found in one Haloferax litoreum genomic segment:
- a CDS encoding NAD(P)/FAD-dependent oxidoreductase: MSQSYVIVGDGIAGASAAETLREEEPDADITIITDEGEPLYNRILIKEFAKGKLPEAPISIHDESWYDDRDVDLVLNTLVTDIDPDAHTLTAHDGTEYEYDKLLLAIGGTPTQLPVENSDAEGIHHFWTFQDARDIKEHIEQADNSVVIGAGLLGIDLAAITAAQGVEGKYLMRGKAWWRYALSQEGAEIIHNALRERNVEPVFDSGVDHFEMDDDGVVTAAIDPNGDRYPADFVGIAIGLNFNTEILSGTDIEYDTGIYVDEYMRTNHDDIFAAGDITEFHDVILGERAQNGAWGSAKEQGTIAAKNMVDYGSAEFRWVSSYSITHFDFPFLSFGHPTLGDESVEAKYSDTEWRRLAIKDGKIVGGVLIGDLSPQTKYKKLMREQVDVSGQLETLVKQDFQLEDLEGAAAEQ; the protein is encoded by the coding sequence ATGAGTCAATCGTACGTGATCGTCGGCGACGGCATCGCGGGGGCCTCAGCGGCCGAGACCCTCCGTGAGGAGGAACCCGATGCCGACATCACAATCATCACGGACGAGGGTGAACCCCTGTACAATCGCATCCTGATCAAAGAGTTCGCGAAGGGCAAACTTCCCGAAGCGCCCATCTCCATCCACGACGAATCGTGGTACGACGACCGGGATGTCGACCTCGTTCTGAACACGCTCGTCACGGACATCGACCCCGACGCGCACACGCTCACCGCCCACGACGGCACCGAGTACGAGTACGACAAACTCCTCCTCGCCATCGGTGGCACCCCGACCCAACTCCCCGTCGAGAACTCCGACGCGGAAGGCATCCACCACTTCTGGACGTTCCAGGACGCCCGCGACATCAAAGAGCACATCGAACAGGCGGACAACTCCGTCGTCATCGGTGCGGGCCTCCTCGGCATCGACCTCGCGGCCATCACCGCCGCACAGGGCGTCGAAGGCAAGTACCTCATGCGCGGCAAGGCGTGGTGGCGCTACGCGCTCTCGCAGGAAGGCGCGGAGATTATCCACAACGCGCTCCGCGAGCGAAACGTCGAACCGGTCTTCGACTCCGGTGTCGACCACTTCGAGATGGATGATGACGGCGTCGTCACGGCCGCTATCGACCCCAACGGCGACCGCTACCCCGCCGACTTCGTCGGCATCGCCATCGGCCTGAACTTCAACACGGAGATTCTCAGCGGCACGGACATCGAGTACGACACCGGCATCTACGTGGACGAGTACATGCGGACGAACCACGACGACATCTTCGCGGCCGGTGACATCACCGAGTTCCACGACGTCATCCTCGGCGAGCGTGCACAGAACGGTGCGTGGGGCTCCGCCAAGGAACAGGGAACCATCGCGGCCAAGAACATGGTCGACTACGGCTCTGCGGAGTTCCGCTGGGTCTCGTCGTACTCCATCACTCACTTCGACTTCCCGTTCCTCTCGTTCGGTCACCCGACCCTCGGCGACGAGAGTGTCGAAGCCAAGTACTCCGACACCGAGTGGCGGCGTCTCGCCATCAAGGACGGCAAAATCGTCGGCGGCGTCCTCATCGGCGACCTCTCGCCGCAGACGAAGTACAAGAAACTCATGCGCGAACAGGTC